A stretch of Mauremys reevesii isolate NIE-2019 linkage group 25, ASM1616193v1, whole genome shotgun sequence DNA encodes these proteins:
- the LOC120391211 gene encoding resistin-like, with the protein MLKVTLTPGSSAPSGMKAAVFLLLTLLVPAYHTGAQCIIDNVVDLKVQSAIRSIVSSTLAKAKLLCQNVSARGALVSCPAGYKPTGCACGMGCGSWDIRSDSTCHCQCRGIDWTSARCCKIAL; encoded by the exons ATGCTCAAGGTCACGCTGACCCCAG GTAGCTCAGCACCCAGCGGGATGAAGGCTGCCGTGTTCCTGCTGCTCACCCTCCTGGTGCCTGCGTACCACACAGGTGCTCAGTGCATCATTGACAATGTGGTCGATCTGAAGGTGCAGTCAGCGATTCGTTCCATAG TGTCCTCCACCCTGGCCAAAGCCAAGCTACTCTGCCAGAACGTCTCGGCACGTGGGGCACTTGTCTCCTGCCCCGCAG GGTACAAGCCCACGGGCTGCGCCTGCGGAATGGGCTGCGGCTCCTGGGACATTCGCTCCGACTCCACCTGCCACTGCCAGTGCCGTGGCATTGACTGGACGTCCGCGCGCTGCTGCAAGATAGCGCTGTAG
- the LOC120390827 gene encoding resistin-like, which produces MKAAVFLLLTLLVPACHTEAQCIIDNVVDLKVQAAISSIVSSTLAKAKLLCQDVSARGALVSCPAGYKPTGCACGMACGSWDIRSDSTCHCQCGGIDWTAARCCKIGLE; this is translated from the exons ATGAAGGCTGCCGTGTTCCTGCTGCTCACCCTCCTGGTGCCCGCGTGCCACACAGAGGCTCAGTGCATCATTGACAATGTGGTGGATCTGAAGGTGCAGGCAGCGATTAGTTCCATAG TGTCCTCCACCCTGGCCAAAGCCAAGCTACTCTGCCAGGACGTCTCGGCACGTGGGGCACTTGTCTCCTGCCCAGCAG ggTACAAGCCCACGGGCTGCGCCTGTGGAATGGCTTGCGGCTCCTGGGACATTCGCTCCGACTCCACCTGCCACTGCCAGTGCGGCGGCATCGACTGGACGGCCGCGCGCTGCTGCAAGATAGGGCTGGAGTGA